A window of the Bradyrhizobium ottawaense genome harbors these coding sequences:
- the bamA gene encoding outer membrane protein assembly factor BamA: protein MSILRITPCMRSHQLRIAARWLAGTFALLSVASIAAEAAEPSRDLIVVEGNRRVDAETVRSYFHAAPDGKFDEAARDAALKALIATGLFDKVSIDRSGERLVVHLSEAAVLDRVAFEGNKKVKDADLAAAIASKPRGALQRATVQADVNGIIEAYRHAGRDDVRVEPEIIGRGNGRVDLVYAITEGAKTTVRQINFAGNHVFGKRQLNAVIKTSATNVLSFLTGGDVYDPDRIAQDQEQLRLYYRSKGYADANVTSARAEYDPAIKGFAVTFAIDEGPLYHFGDVSVTCNVPGLDCDKLRRLPLARTGAVFDGNALDKTTEVLAVEMAKLGYPFARATPRPDRDAAAQRVGITFVIDQGPRTYVERIEIHGNTRTRDYVIRREFDIAEGDPYNKTLIDRAERHLKNLNYFKTVKISDRPGSTPDRVVLDVEAIDQSTGDFNISGGYSTTDGALAELKVGERNLYGTGKNVQATFTYGQYARGVDLAASEPYFLGTKVSAGIELFGRQNDANSYQSYASTTYGATLQLGTPINEQLGVQWRYSLYNQNITLVPNASGLTPSLPIQQAAAAGPAWVSATGSTATYSTLDNTKSPSNGIKSQLSQDLAGLGGDVKFLRTAEDVRYYKSINSDLVGMVRAQGGYITGWGGQQVPLMNNFFGGPTMVRGFAPNGFGPRDLTPGTTMDNVGGSMYWATTAELQSAIPGVPDEYGLKASAFVDAGSVFRYSGSTASLQVANKNVVRSSVGAGLTWASPFGALTVDYAVPLTKAAYDVVQPLRFSAGGF from the coding sequence GTGAGTATCTTGCGCATCACGCCTTGCATGCGGTCGCACCAATTGCGCATCGCCGCGCGCTGGCTTGCCGGTACGTTTGCATTACTTTCCGTGGCGTCTATTGCCGCCGAAGCCGCAGAGCCGTCGCGCGATCTGATCGTCGTCGAGGGCAACCGCCGCGTCGATGCCGAAACGGTGCGGTCGTATTTTCACGCCGCACCGGACGGGAAGTTCGACGAAGCCGCGCGCGACGCGGCATTGAAGGCCCTGATCGCAACCGGCCTGTTCGACAAGGTTTCGATCGATCGCTCCGGCGAGCGGCTGGTCGTGCATCTGTCCGAAGCCGCCGTGCTCGACCGCGTCGCATTCGAGGGCAACAAGAAGGTCAAGGACGCCGACCTTGCGGCGGCCATTGCCTCCAAGCCGCGCGGCGCGCTGCAGCGCGCCACGGTGCAGGCCGACGTCAACGGCATCATCGAGGCTTACCGGCATGCCGGGCGCGACGACGTCAGGGTCGAACCTGAGATCATCGGCCGAGGCAACGGCCGCGTCGACCTCGTCTATGCCATCACCGAGGGCGCAAAGACCACGGTTCGACAGATCAATTTCGCCGGCAACCATGTTTTCGGCAAGCGGCAGCTCAACGCCGTCATCAAGACGTCGGCAACGAACGTCCTGAGTTTCCTGACCGGCGGCGACGTCTACGATCCCGATCGCATCGCGCAGGACCAGGAACAATTGCGGCTCTACTACCGCAGCAAGGGCTATGCCGACGCGAACGTGACTTCCGCCAGGGCCGAATACGATCCGGCGATCAAGGGATTTGCGGTGACTTTCGCGATCGACGAGGGCCCGCTCTATCATTTCGGCGACGTCAGCGTCACCTGCAACGTTCCGGGGCTGGATTGCGACAAACTCCGCCGCCTGCCGCTCGCCCGCACCGGCGCGGTGTTCGACGGCAACGCGCTGGACAAGACCACCGAAGTTCTCGCGGTCGAGATGGCAAAGCTCGGCTACCCCTTTGCACGGGCCACGCCCCGCCCCGACCGCGATGCTGCCGCCCAGCGCGTCGGCATCACCTTCGTGATCGATCAGGGGCCACGAACCTATGTCGAGCGTATTGAGATCCACGGCAATACGCGTACCCGCGACTACGTGATCCGGCGCGAATTCGATATCGCAGAGGGCGATCCCTATAACAAGACGCTGATCGATCGGGCCGAGCGGCATCTGAAGAACTTGAACTATTTCAAGACCGTCAAGATCTCGGACAGGCCGGGCTCGACGCCGGATCGGGTCGTGCTCGACGTCGAGGCCATCGACCAGTCGACCGGCGATTTCAACATCTCCGGCGGTTACTCAACCACCGACGGCGCCCTCGCCGAACTCAAGGTCGGTGAGCGCAATCTCTACGGCACCGGAAAAAACGTGCAGGCCACCTTCACCTACGGTCAATATGCGCGCGGGGTCGATCTCGCAGCTTCCGAGCCGTATTTTCTCGGCACCAAGGTTTCGGCGGGGATCGAGCTGTTCGGCCGGCAAAACGATGCCAACAGTTACCAGTCCTATGCCAGCACCACCTACGGCGCGACGCTGCAACTGGGGACGCCGATCAACGAGCAACTCGGCGTACAGTGGCGCTATTCCCTTTATAATCAGAACATCACGCTGGTGCCGAACGCCTCCGGCCTGACGCCGTCGCTGCCAATCCAGCAGGCGGCCGCCGCTGGTCCCGCCTGGGTTTCCGCCACCGGCAGCACCGCGACCTACAGTACGCTCGACAACACCAAGAGCCCGTCGAACGGGATCAAATCCCAGCTCAGCCAGGATCTGGCCGGCCTCGGCGGTGACGTTAAATTCCTGCGGACCGCCGAGGACGTGCGCTATTACAAGTCGATCAACAGCGATTTGGTCGGCATGGTTCGGGCGCAAGGCGGCTATATCACCGGCTGGGGCGGCCAGCAGGTGCCGCTGATGAACAACTTCTTCGGCGGCCCGACCATGGTCCGTGGCTTTGCGCCCAACGGCTTTGGGCCGCGGGATCTGACGCCCGGCACCACCATGGATAATGTCGGCGGCAGCATGTACTGGGCAACCACCGCCGAACTGCAAAGCGCGATCCCCGGCGTGCCGGATGAATACGGCCTCAAGGCGAGCGCCTTCGTCGACGCCGGCAGCGTGTTTCGTTACAGCGGATCGACGGCCTCGCTGCAGGTCGCCAACAAGAATGTCGTGCGCTCCTCGGTCGGCGCCGGCCTGACCTGGGCTTCGCCGTTCGGCGCCCTGACCGTCGACTATGCCGTGCCGCTGACCAAGGCCGCCTACGACGTGGTGCAACCGCTGCGATTCAGCGCCGGTGGGTTCTAG
- the tnpA gene encoding IS66-like element accessory protein TnpA produces MDVHKHSTQTERLEVVETGRRRRWSDDEKLQIVLESLETPRAISSTARRHGISRSLLMTWRRAFRAEPMRPAIRQSGFVRAVVATAETIAAEPGARASGRMVIEIGKDRRAIVDAGVDAAARWRGCLPFWGGDDPGRGRCTDLDCQRPH; encoded by the coding sequence ATGGACGTCCATAAGCACAGTACTCAGACTGAACGGTTAGAGGTCGTCGAGACGGGCCGGCGGCGGCGTTGGTCCGACGATGAGAAGCTTCAGATCGTGTTGGAGAGCTTGGAGACGCCGCGTGCGATCTCGTCGACAGCGAGGCGTCATGGCATTTCGCGCTCATTGCTGATGACGTGGCGGCGCGCCTTCCGCGCCGAGCCCATGAGGCCCGCCATACGGCAGAGCGGCTTTGTGAGGGCGGTGGTTGCTACTGCCGAGACAATCGCTGCGGAACCCGGCGCACGAGCGAGCGGCCGCATGGTGATCGAGATCGGTAAAGACCGTCGCGCCATCGTCGACGCCGGTGTCGATGCGGCCGCGCGCTGGCGCGGGTGCTTGCCATTCTGGGGCGGCGATGATCCCGGTCGGGGCAGGTGTACGGATCTGGATTGCCAGCGGCCACACTGA
- a CDS encoding outer membrane protein gives MKKFLLGTVGLIALGISAPASAADLAARPYTKAPPMVAAIYDWSGFYVGANGGYGSSRKCFDSVGFVGFPTAAVRDNCGDATGGLAGGQIGYRWQSASWVFGLEAQGDWADLKGSSPSTLLAGVTEHVKINGIGLFTGQVGYAWNNVLFYVKGGAAVVGDHYRTSFTAGDVLISSASETRWGGTVGAGLEFGFAPNWSVGFEYDHLFMGSRDLAFSGPLAPPPVLPVERIHQDVDMATIRVNYRFGGPIVAKY, from the coding sequence ATGAAGAAGTTTTTGTTGGGCACAGTGGGCCTTATCGCATTGGGAATTTCGGCCCCCGCGTCGGCCGCAGATCTTGCCGCTCGTCCCTATACCAAGGCTCCCCCGATGGTCGCTGCAATCTATGATTGGAGTGGCTTCTATGTCGGCGCCAACGGCGGGTACGGATCAAGCCGCAAGTGCTTTGACAGCGTGGGTTTTGTCGGTTTTCCGACTGCCGCGGTCCGGGATAACTGCGGCGATGCGACGGGCGGGCTCGCCGGTGGGCAGATCGGCTACCGCTGGCAGTCGGCATCCTGGGTATTCGGTCTTGAAGCACAGGGCGACTGGGCAGATCTGAAAGGAAGTTCGCCAAGCACGCTGCTTGCAGGGGTCACCGAACATGTGAAGATTAATGGCATCGGCCTCTTCACCGGTCAGGTCGGCTATGCCTGGAACAACGTGCTGTTCTACGTGAAGGGAGGAGCTGCGGTTGTTGGCGATCATTACCGTACCTCCTTTACCGCAGGAGATGTCCTGATTTCCTCCGCCTCCGAAACCCGTTGGGGTGGCACCGTCGGGGCAGGTCTGGAGTTTGGCTTCGCACCGAATTGGTCCGTCGGCTTCGAATACGATCATCTGTTCATGGGCTCCCGCGATCTCGCCTTCAGTGGCCCGCTCGCGCCGCCGCCCGTATTGCCGGTCGAGCGTATTCATCAGGACGTGGACATGGCAACGATCCGCGTGAATTACCGCTTCGGCGGTCCTATCGTCGCAAAATATTAA